The Schistocerca nitens isolate TAMUIC-IGC-003100 chromosome 7, iqSchNite1.1, whole genome shotgun sequence genome contains a region encoding:
- the LOC126195102 gene encoding cuticle protein 64-like — MKFLVVVLVACVAVVSCQQELQREKRGYLGLGAGLLAAPAVAAPAVVAAPAVAAVAAPAVVAGPAIGYGYGYLGGVHGRLVHG, encoded by the coding sequence GTGGTCGTGCTGGTGGCGTGTGTGGCGGTAGTGTCCTGCCAGCAGGAGCTGCAGCGCGAGAAGCGTGGGTACCTCGGCCTGGGGGCCGGACTGCTGgccgcccccgccgtcgccgcCCCCGCTGTGGTCGCCGCCCCCGCAGTCGCCGCCGTCGCTGCCCCCGCAGTTGTCGCCGGACCCGCCATCGGCTACGGATATGGCTACCTCGGCGGTGTCCACGGAAGGCTGGTCCACGGCTGA